From Juglans regia cultivar Chandler chromosome 6, Walnut 2.0, whole genome shotgun sequence, the proteins below share one genomic window:
- the LOC108984109 gene encoding adenylate isopentenyltransferase-like isoform X2, translating to MTLHPFQSSISHSCYSSRVLSFFFFSPASKPLRPCWPRMDSAAANKTIATARRQRKKEKIVVVLGATGAGKTRLSVELATRFQAEIVNSDKMQVYKGLDITTNKIPPHERRGIAHHLMGEFDPVDGEFTPAEFRHLAGSVISDIASRKKLPLVVGGSNSFVHALVVDRFNPQIDIFDGSHSLSSELRYNCCFLWVDVSFTVLSEYLSKRVDEMLDSGMFQELAEFYNPTESADSAGPRTGLRKAIGVPEFDCYFKKHPPDQSVDGADHGQTAAYEEAVREIKENTCQLAKRQIGKIVGLRGGGWDLRRLDATEPFRAAMKPEGCGKRWSEIWQREVLEPSVKIVKHFLEE from the exons ATGACACTTCATCCCTTCCAATCCTCCATATCCCATTCTTGTTATTCTTCCAGAGTcctatctttcttttttttctctccggCTTCAAAACCTCTCAGACCCTGCTGGCCTCGAATGGACTCCGCCGCCGCTAATAAGACGATTGCCACCGCTCGTCGACAGCGCAAGAAGGAGAAGATCGTCGTCGTATTGGGCGCCACCGGAGCTGGAAAAACCAGGCTCTCCGTCGAGCTCGCCACCCGCTTCCAAGCCGAGATTGTCAACTCCGACAAAATGCAAGTCTACAAAGGCCTCGACATCACCACCAACAAAATCCCTCCTCACGAGCGACGCGGCATCGCCCACCATCTGATGGGCGAGTTCGACCCTGTCGACGGAGAGTTCACCCCAGCTGAGTTCCGCCATCTCGCCGGGTCCGTTATCTCCGACATCGCCTCTCGAAAGAAGCTGCCCCTCGTCGTGGGTGGGTCCAACTCGTTCGTACATGCGCTGGTCGTGGACCGGTTCAATCCACAGATAGACATTTTCGACGGGTCGCACTCGCTCTCCTCTGAGTTAAGGTACAACTGCTGTTTCCTCTGGGTAGACGTATCGTTCACGGTCTTGTCGGAGTACCTCTCGAAGCGAGTCGACGAAATGCTCGACTCGGGTATGTTCCAGGAGCTAGCCGAGTTCTACAACCCGACCGAATCAGCTGACTCCGCAGGGCCTCGAACCGGGTTGCGCAAAGCCATCGGCGTCCCAGAGTTCGACTGCTATTTCAAGAAACACCCACCTGACCAGTCGGTGGATGGCGCCGACCATGGGCAGACGGCTGCATACGAGGAGGCGGTGAGGGAAATAAAGGAAAACACATGTCAGCTGGCGAAGAGGCAGATAGGGAAGATCGTGGGGCTGAGAGGGGGAGGTTGGGACCTCCGGAGGCTGGACGCGACGGAGCCGTTCAGGGCGGCGATGAAACCCGAGGGCTGCGGAAAGAGGTGGTCCGAAATTTGGCAGCGAGAGGTGTTAGAACCAAGCGTGAAGATTGTGAAGCACTTCTTGGAGGA ATAG
- the LOC108984109 gene encoding adenylate isopentenyltransferase-like isoform X1: MTLHPFQSSISHSCYSSRVLSFFFFSPASKPLRPCWPRMDSAAANKTIATARRQRKKEKIVVVLGATGAGKTRLSVELATRFQAEIVNSDKMQVYKGLDITTNKIPPHERRGIAHHLMGEFDPVDGEFTPAEFRHLAGSVISDIASRKKLPLVVGGSNSFVHALVVDRFNPQIDIFDGSHSLSSELRYNCCFLWVDVSFTVLSEYLSKRVDEMLDSGMFQELAEFYNPTESADSAGPRTGLRKAIGVPEFDCYFKKHPPDQSVDGADHGQTAAYEEAVREIKENTCQLAKRQIGKIVGLRGGGWDLRRLDATEPFRAAMKPEGCGKRWSEIWQREVLEPSVKIVKHFLEE, encoded by the coding sequence ATGACACTTCATCCCTTCCAATCCTCCATATCCCATTCTTGTTATTCTTCCAGAGTcctatctttcttttttttctctccggCTTCAAAACCTCTCAGACCCTGCTGGCCTCGAATGGACTCCGCCGCCGCTAATAAGACGATTGCCACCGCTCGTCGACAGCGCAAGAAGGAGAAGATCGTCGTCGTATTGGGCGCCACCGGAGCTGGAAAAACCAGGCTCTCCGTCGAGCTCGCCACCCGCTTCCAAGCCGAGATTGTCAACTCCGACAAAATGCAAGTCTACAAAGGCCTCGACATCACCACCAACAAAATCCCTCCTCACGAGCGACGCGGCATCGCCCACCATCTGATGGGCGAGTTCGACCCTGTCGACGGAGAGTTCACCCCAGCTGAGTTCCGCCATCTCGCCGGGTCCGTTATCTCCGACATCGCCTCTCGAAAGAAGCTGCCCCTCGTCGTGGGTGGGTCCAACTCGTTCGTACATGCGCTGGTCGTGGACCGGTTCAATCCACAGATAGACATTTTCGACGGGTCGCACTCGCTCTCCTCTGAGTTAAGGTACAACTGCTGTTTCCTCTGGGTAGACGTATCGTTCACGGTCTTGTCGGAGTACCTCTCGAAGCGAGTCGACGAAATGCTCGACTCGGGTATGTTCCAGGAGCTAGCCGAGTTCTACAACCCGACCGAATCAGCTGACTCCGCAGGGCCTCGAACCGGGTTGCGCAAAGCCATCGGCGTCCCAGAGTTCGACTGCTATTTCAAGAAACACCCACCTGACCAGTCGGTGGATGGCGCCGACCATGGGCAGACGGCTGCATACGAGGAGGCGGTGAGGGAAATAAAGGAAAACACATGTCAGCTGGCGAAGAGGCAGATAGGGAAGATCGTGGGGCTGAGAGGGGGAGGTTGGGACCTCCGGAGGCTGGACGCGACGGAGCCGTTCAGGGCGGCGATGAAACCCGAGGGCTGCGGAAAGAGGTGGTCCGAAATTTGGCAGCGAGAGGTGTTAGAACCAAGCGTGAAGATTGTGAAGCACTTCTTGGAGGAGTAG